In Thermocrinis sp., the DNA window TTCCAGCTAATCAGCAAGCTTGAGTAGGTCCGTCTAAGGCTGGAAGTTCAACTTCCCCTTCTGGCAACCTTATTGGTGCTTTTGTTAGTTCTTCAATAAAGTTAAGGTAGTCTTCAATGGATCTTAGTTCCCTCCCGTAAAGCTTGGCTAAGATGTCTAAGTCAGGTGGGTTCATCGCCTTCTGAGCTATAGCTTTGGATATGGAATAGGTTTTTCTATCCACCTCTGGGTATATGTCCTTTATGTAAGTTAAAACATCCATGGAATAAACCACTATTCTGTCTTTGCTTGCTAACTGTCTGATCATTGCTTCTAAATTAAGCTGGTCGTAAGTGTATATCTGACCATCTACTTTTATCCCTGCGATAACCTTATTGCCGTCAAAGATGGCATGGTAAAACGCAAAGCTTTCTGGCACCTTTTCCCATCCCAGCTCCTCCGCAAGACTTAAAAAAGCTCCCATAGCTTCTTCTTTAGTTGAAAAGATACCTATCAATGCTTCAAAGCTTTCTGGATTTAGGCTAACTTCCAAAACTAAGCAGTTGTTGATCTCTTGAGTTTTAAACTCATAGTCTATCTCTTGCTACTCCTTGAAAAGTTCCTGCACTTCTGACCTTTCATCCAACAGCTCGCTTTTTCTTAGCAATTTTCTTAACCTCATCCCAATAAGTTTAAACCAAAGAAACCTATTATAGTATCCCTTTCAAACTGGTCCCTTTGGTAGGGAAAGTCCTTTCTGTAATGACATCCCCTTGATTCTTTTCTTTGGAGAGCGCCCAATAGTGTGGCAAAGGCAACAAGGCTAACATCAAAAAGCCTTCTACTCTCTGGAGTCCTCTCCCAACTTTTCCAATCCTTAAGCCAATCTAAAAGCTTTTTTATACCTTCCATTAGAGAACCTTCTTCCCTTTCAATACCGCAGTGATTCCACATTAAAACCTTTAAGTCTTCAAATCTGTATTTGGGCTTTTCGTGTCCAGAGGAAAGGTGTTTAAATTGAGCTTTGCTTGGTTTTGCGTATTTTTTGTCGTGATAGATCTGGTAAGCAGTTCTGTAGCCAAAGACCAAACCCTCAAGCAAGGAGTTAGAAGCAAGCCTGTTAGCGCCGTGGACCCCAGTGCAACTGCACTCTCCCACCGCATAAAGACCAAAGATGCTCGTCTGTCCATAGGTAGAAACCTCTAAACCACCTATGTAGTAGTGTGCTGCAGGAACGACAGGTATGGGCTGTTTGTATGGGTCATAACTGCTTTCCACAAGCTTAGAGTATATGGTAGGGAACCTTTCTTTGATATCTACTCCTTTTTCTGCTATGGGTCTAAGGTCAAGGAACACCTTCCTTCCCTCTTTTAGTTTAGAATATATCGCCCTTGCCACTTGATCCCTTGGCAGAAGTTCATCCACAAACCTGTTACCCTCACTGTCTATCAAAGTAGCTCCCTCACCTCTTACCGCCTCTGAGATGAGAAAGGAAGAATTCTCCAAGACCGTTGGATGAAACTGGACAAATTCAGGATTTTTTATAGGCACGCC includes these proteins:
- a CDS encoding L-aspartate oxidase; translated protein: MHFLEFNTSLIPEEQAEVLVIGSGIGGLVCALTLWELGLKPVIITRGVGNTFYSQGGIACAVSPQDSPSLHFLDTQRAGRGLCNTKSLWVMVEEGPQRIIDLQRWGVVFDEDKALEGGHSVPRVLKVKDHTGKAIYTALWERIKEKGIKVVEGELQEILGGQTVEGAIVLEGEGLKFYRTNFLVLATGGASSMFLHSSGHVKGDGIGIAFRKGVPIKNPEFVQFHPTVLENSSFLISEAVRGEGATLIDSEGNRFVDELLPRDQVARAIYSKLKEGRKVFLDLRPIAEKGVDIKERFPTIYSKLVESSYDPYKQPIPVVPAAHYYIGGLEVSTYGQTSIFGLYAVGECSCTGVHGANRLASNSLLEGLVFGYRTAYQIYHDKKYAKPSKAQFKHLSSGHEKPKYRFEDLKVLMWNHCGIEREEGSLMEGIKKLLDWLKDWKSWERTPESRRLFDVSLVAFATLLGALQRKESRGCHYRKDFPYQRDQFERDTIIGFFGLNLLG